A stretch of DNA from Triticum dicoccoides isolate Atlit2015 ecotype Zavitan chromosome 2A, WEW_v2.0, whole genome shotgun sequence:
AAGGATCAATTTGGTCCATTTTGGCGTCAACCGGGTTTACTTCGCCCGTGGTTTTGCAGGACGTTtcaccggcgcggtgtccggcgtaCGGCCGGTGTGGATGTGTGTGAGAATCACCGGCTTGTGCATTGGTTCGATCGCTCGCTGTCTCTCACTGTCTCTCCGAGTTGACGGTGCAATCCGTTCCATCGCTCGCTGTCTCACACTTTAACGAGTTGACGACGACTGGGGCCGTTCAACGGGCCCAACTGGGAGTATGGTTTGACATGTTCACGCCGCGACGATTTCGCCGGCTACGACTTACGGCTGGTTGACAATTGACATGGTGATTTCTGGAAGTTTTTGATCCGTTCTCCACTTCTTTCTCGGCTGCACTGCACGGAGCCAGTTCTCTCTGATGCCGACACCGCCGTGGCGTGGCGTGGGTGTTCCGTCAGGCGTGGCTCAGAACCGCAGCCCGTTTCAAGGTGAGACTGGAGATGAATTTGGTCAAGGTGTGTCCATTCCAAATTGTTCAGAACACACCATGCCTCCTCGACATCATGCTTGGATTAGAGATCCATCCAGACCAGCAGGCCGACCCATGTTAGTCATCATCACAGTGAACACTGAAGTCTGACGGCAATGCGAGGAGCTCTCTCCAACACAGTGGTGGTTCAGAGATGTGAAGCATACAAAGCAAGAGATGTGAATCGTACTATCTTGATCATCTCCAtctccagatatttacatcgtacaCAACAAGCAAGCGACAGGTTGCCCCATTAACCCAACCCCTCCTCATggagaaaaaaaaataaaacaaataaaacaaaGCAATATATCCTCCAAAAATTGCAGGCATATCTATCACCGAGGCAAtgtacaaatcgaacgaagctaatTTCCTGTCCAACTCTTCATACAGATGTCTGCGTGTGGTTCTCCGACGACGTGAAGGGCTCCGATATCTCCGTGGTGGAGAAGGATCTCGACGTGTTGGACCGCGCCTGGTTCGCTCCGTGCGGTTTGGTGCTGACCTTGAGCTCCGCAAAGTCAGTGATCATGGCTGGCCTGGTGATCTTCTCCATGGAGATGCTCTTGCTTCCCGTGAGCATCCTCACGACGGTGGGCATGTGGGGGCGGCGCGCCATTGCGTCCTGTGTGCATAGCAGGCCGATCTTCAGGAACCGGCATGCCTCCTCGATGTCCAGGTCTTCGTCTATGTCGGCATCTATGATCTCTTCTAGACGCTCTTGCTCATAGAATGCCCATGTCTGTACAAAAGATGCAGCAGGTTTTGTCAAATTCAGCATTGTTCTTTGAACGTTTGCTCAGTCAACTTATGGTGTAGTTGCTTCGGTATGCAACTGACACCATTTTGTATTCAGGTTATCAATAAACGCTATTTGCAAATAAGTAGAGCTTACCTTCTCAAGGAGGAATTGATCTTCACAAGGCAATCTTGTGTTGGTGTTACATCTGCCACTGACGATTTCCAAGAGAAGAACCCCATAACTATAGATGTCAGACTTCTTCGTCACTTGACCTCGGATAGCATATTCAGGAGCCAAGTATCCTCTGAAAAGAAGAAAAATTACTAGTCAGAACAGAAAATACAGTCTAAGAAAGAAGGCTGTAAAAACAGGGGTTGAGTTATGCTTACAATGTGCCTGCCACTCGGGTGCTAACATGAGTTGCATTGGCAGGAAGGAGCCTCGCCAATCCAAAATCAGAAATTTTCGGGGTGAGGTCCTTGTCGAGAAGAATGTTGCTCGCTTTTATGTCGCGGTGGATGATGTGAGGACGGATTTCCTCATGAAGAAATGCAAGTCCGCGGGCAACGCCCACGGCAATTTTGACACGAGCCCTCCAGTTGAACTGGATGCTGCTGTAGCCAGACCCTGCAATAGCACATGCAGAACATCTGTAAGTATGACAACCAATGAAGGAATCGACGAACAGCAGAAATGCTCGGCAGGACAAAGTGTTAGTACCTAGCAATGTCTGTGAAAGGCTGTTTTTCTCAAGATAGTTGTAAACGAGGATCCTATGGGACCCTTCAGCGCAGCAACCAACAAGTGTGACGAGGTTTTCATGCTTGATGTCTGAAATTGCTGTAAGTTCAGTTAAGAACTCTCGGACACCTTGCCTTGAAGTGGCCGACAGAACCTTCACTGCGATTAGTGTGCCGTCTTTGAGCATTCCCTGGTGAAGCAAAATGAAATGTTAGCAAAAGGTGTTTGATAATGTTGACCTTCAGGCAGTGACGAAGCGGTCAGTAACCTGTGCATAATTACCCTGAATACGGAACCAAAACCACCCTCTCCAATCTTGTTTGCCCCACTGAAATCTTGAGTTGCCTTTCTCAACTCGTTGTAAGAAAAGACCTTCACACTATGTTCACCTGAGACAAAGAAACAACCACAGAAGAAAGCGTATAAGAACGGAGAATTGTTTGAGCATGGAAGGGACCAGGCAAATATGTGCAAAGGATGCTCACCATCATCGCCTTCAACAGCATGTTGAGATCTCCGTCCGAACATAAAGCAGCAATCCATGTTGATATCAAACTAGAAGGAATTTCTGCAAGAAATATATGTAGCAGGCTGTCAGTCAGATAAGAATTATAAATATACCTGTAATGCAACAATAGATGAATCCAAAACAGAGGCCTATAAGCAACACACTAACTTAGTGATTGTTGACTCAAATATCAATTATTGGTGTGAACAGCAAGACACAGATTTTAAAACACAAACTGGACAACAGTTATGCTTTTAAATTACTGGAATCCAAACTGCATAACAGAAAGAAAGCTGAAGCTGAACTACCGTTTTGTTTAACGACCTAACCATATTATCCTAACTCACTAGGTTATGATTATCCCGTACTGCACGTGCAAGATAATATGGAAATTTTGAAGCAATCAAGGCTTTAGTAGAAGCCATCCCTCCCATTTGCTGATCATTTTAAAGAAATGGAACATTTGGTTGTCACAAGTAAACGCGGCCCTATCTCTCTGAAAGAAACAAGCACCTAACACAACCGCTGGACCAGCTAATCACAAAGTTGAAGCTCAGCAATATCGTAATAATCTAACCCATTCGGAAATGAGGATTTGGACACAGAGCAAAGGGAACTGATTGTTATAGCTGTCGAATTGCACCCGAAATAATGGTTCGAGAAAAATTGCACCCGAAATCGGAAAAACTTCACCAATCAAAGCCTGGATTTGGCTATAGAAACTGATGGCAATACAAAGAAAAAAGGGAGAGACAACTATGAAAACCTCTCCCCGTCCTCCCCTAAGATAAGATCCCGGGAAGAAGCAAAGACGGCCATGAGAAGAGTCCCGATCTAAGACGGCGTCTCAAAGACGGCCAATCCACCGAACCAAACCCATCCAGACCACTAGCTGAATCCGGAGCTGGAAGAAAGAAGAGAGAGCGAGAGCGCAAGAATCACCTtgcagatagatagatagatagatagcggCGCCGAGGAGGATCGATCGAGCCTGCCTCGCTCCCTGTGCTAGCGGCCGGCTGATAAACAACGACGACCAGTGGGTGCGGACGAGAGGAGGCGGTGGCGTacaaggcggcggtggcgggcgcagttaagagcagaggagggggagggtggAGGGGGAGGAGTAGGCGGAGAAGGACAAGGATATGAAGAGGGAGAAGGCGGTGAGAAGGATCTCGGGAGCACCACGAGGCTTTGACTTTCTCCTCCCTCCCGTTCCTCTTCTTCCTActcctgccgctgctgctgccgctcgcctcaccccaccccaccccacaccCAGCCTCTGCGTGCGTCCAAGTCTCCTGCCCTGCTTGTATTTTTGCCGGAAAAATTGGGCCGCTTGTTTATTCGTGTCTCCTTTTGCTTTGTGAAGTTTGGCGGTTGCGACCGGGAAGAACGAACGAGGAGGTGTGGATCGATCGAGTTGGTTAAAATGTCGTTGGGTGGGAGGGAGGGGCGCGACGGGTTTTTCCCCGCGTGCGCGTTCGGCTGGCC
This window harbors:
- the LOC119356493 gene encoding cold-responsive protein kinase 1-like isoform X1; amino-acid sequence: MDCCFMFGRRSQHAVEGDDGEHSVKVFSYNELRKATQDFSGANKIGEGGFGSVFRGMLKDGTLIAVKVLSATSRQGVREFLTELTAISDIKHENLVTLVGCCAEGSHRILVYNYLEKNSLSQTLLGSGYSSIQFNWRARVKIAVGVARGLAFLHEEIRPHIIHRDIKASNILLDKDLTPKISDFGLARLLPANATHVSTRVAGTLGYLAPEYAIRGQVTKKSDIYSYGVLLLEIVSGRCNTNTRLPCEDQFLLEKTWAFYEQERLEEIIDADIDEDLDIEEACRFLKIGLLCTQDAMARRPHMPTVVRMLTGSKSISMEKITRPAMITDFAELKVSTKPHGANQARSNTSRSFSTTEISEPFTSSENHTQTSV
- the LOC119356493 gene encoding cold-responsive protein kinase 1-like isoform X2 → MLKDGTLIAVKVLSATSRQGVREFLTELTAISDIKHENLVTLVGCCAEGSHRILVYNYLEKNSLSQTLLGSGYSSIQFNWRARVKIAVGVARGLAFLHEEIRPHIIHRDIKASNILLDKDLTPKISDFGLARLLPANATHVSTRVAGTLGYLAPEYAIRGQVTKKSDIYSYGVLLLEIVSGRCNTNTRLPCEDQFLLEKTWAFYEQERLEEIIDADIDEDLDIEEACRFLKIGLLCTQDAMARRPHMPTVVRMLTGSKSISMEKITRPAMITDFAELKVSTKPHGANQARSNTSRSFSTTEISEPFTSSENHTQTSV